ggaagcaacggccagaaccgcaccaacccatcaaccccagccaagaaggacctaagccaagtcacttgctttaagtgttcgaagaccggacattatgccaatgaatatcctgaaggccaaaatggcaatggaagttgtgggaagaagtcgaaccctttcaacaggggacaggtgaaccatgttagcatggaggaggttgaagctcagcccgatgcaataataggtaggtttttggttaagtcatttactgcactcattctttttgatactggcgcatcacattcatacatctcaaagggatttgtggataagtataacctaccaacccaagcccttaggccacccatgttagtaacctcgcccggagcagaatatgtggctagtctatggtgtgatcggttaccattaaggattggtaactatgtttttccctcagacctaatagtattggaatctcaaggattggatgtgatattaggcatggattggttatcaaagtatgaagggaatattgaatgtgctagtaagtcaattttgcttaccaccccagaagggagaaggatcaagtatgtatcccggcatgtgccaaagaggactcaagtaaattgcctaacaggagttgtgcaggaggaagtaccagtggtaagggatttccctgatgtatttccagaggagttgccaagcatgccaccggatagagatattgagtttttgattgagctattgccaggcacaggtccaatatcaaagagaccatataggatgccagcaaaggatttggtggaaattaagaagcagattaaggagttactggataaaggatatatttgcccaagttcttcgccttggggatcgccagtacttctagtggagaagaaggatggatcgttaaggatggttgttgattatcgaggattgaatgaagtaacgatcaaaaacaagtacccactaccaatgatcaatgatatgtttgatcgattgcaaggagctaaggtattttccaagatcgatctgcgatcaggataccaccaattgaagatttgagaacaggatattccgaagacagcttttaccaccaagtatgggttgtatgagtataccgttatgacatttggtctgactaacgcacctgcctattttatgaacatgatgaacaaagtgtttatggagtttttggataagttcatcgtagtgttcattgatgatatcctggtttattcaaagaatgaagaggaacataaggagcatttgcgtttggtacttggaaagctcagagaatatcaattatatgccaagttcagcaaatgtgaggtttggttgaaggaagtaggattcctcggacatgttatatctggagaaggtatagcagtagatcccgctaaagttgaaaccgtgaccaagtgggaagccccaacaatagttggagagatccggagtttccttggactcgcaggatactaccagagatttattgggaatttctcaaagattgcgaagcctatgactgagtagttgaataaagataccaagttcatatggacagaggaatgtgaggctagtttccaggagttgaagaaacgcttggttacctcaccagtgttgattttgccagaccagaccaaggattatgaggtgtattgcgacgcttcatgtcgaggacttggagcagtgcttatgcaggaagggagagttgtttcatatgcctcaagacaactgaagactcatgagttgaattatgctacgcatgatttggagttagcagccgtagtgcatgctttgaaaacatggagacattttctctttggaaatcattgtgaggtgtacacggatcataagagtttgaaatacatcttcacatagaaggagttgaatctcagacaaaggagatggttggagcttatcaaggattatgatatgaaattgcattatcatcctgaaaaggctaatgtagtagctgacgcattaagccgtaagagccatgtcaatacattaatgacgggagaaatacccaaggagttagcagaaaatcttcgtgaactatgtttggaaatagttccgagaggctatgtagcagcattggagattcagtcaactttgatggatagaatcagagaagctcagaaagctgacaaagagattgccgctataaaggagaaacttagtaaaggaaaagctaaaggatttcctgAGGAGGAgcatgacaccctatggtttgaagaccgtgtctacgtgcccagtgacccggagatcaggaagttgattttgcaagaggcacatgactcaccatattcgattcacccaggaaataccaagatgtatttggatttgaaggatatcttctggtggaccggaatgaagaaggatattgcggagtatgtagtagtttgtgatgtatgtcagagagtaaaggcagagcatcagaagccagcaggattgttacaaccattgccgatacccgaatggaagtgggataagctaggcatggattttatcacgggattgcccaggactcgttcaggctatgactcgatttgggttgtagttgatcgattgacgaaagtagctcatttcatcccagtgaagaccacttacaccagtgctaagttggcaaagatatacatgaccaggatcgtatgtctgcatggagttccaaagagtatcgtatcagatagaggaacccagtttacctcaaagttctggaagcagttgcacgaaactttgggaaccaggctagaattcagtacatcttttcatccacagacagatggacagaccgagagagtcaatcagattttggaggatatgctgagagcttgtgcgctagattacggatctagttgggacgataatttaccatatgcagagttctcttacaacaacagttaccaaaccagtttaaagatggcccctttcaaagccttgtacggaaggaggtgtaggacaccgttgtcatgggatgaagtcggagacagagcttatcttcgagtatctccacttcggggaacaaagagttttggagttaaagggaagctagcaccacgatttgtaggaccatatcgagttttggagcgtatggaagaagtggcctacaagttggaattgcccgaaggattgtcaggagtacatgatgtgttccacatttctcagttaaagaaatgtcacacggagatggctgacataccgttgagagacatagtgcctttggaaactattcagttggataacgatttgacctacgatgagaaaccaattaagatcctcgagtttgccagccgagttactcgcagcaaagttattaagttttgcaaagttcagtggagccaccacacggaggatgaagccacctgagagcgagaggaagatttgctcaaagaccaccctcacctattttctagccaacccgaatctcaaggacgagattcatcttaaggggggtaggtttgtaacatcccaaattttcaatttgaaatgttatacattagatcatcatgcatatcatattttattttgcattttggtttatcctagaaattctacgcaactcaatgacccacggagagagttggggatttcgttattttcatatttgagttctctcaaattttgagaataggatcatttgattttatttattttatcatcaattatttctatttcaaaaatatgagagagggaataaaatgactttcccaaaatgaagaaatattgaggatttaataataaaatcaaataagattttatttcggagtttttcggtgtttaatttaggaaaaatgtgcgtttttcaaaattgcatttagggcccaaataaatgttcaccttgtgcggcttgattttagaagcccgtgaaaattaattttggaatttttggagtccgtttagtatttctttttatttttcttccgagtggaatattaaaaaaaagaaccgacttcgggccgtacccgagcgggacaccacccgggggcagcctttaaatagcgccgccccgagccgccccagcccatcagccccgcctcgatccgcgcgcgccgccggagccgccgccgccgacgacgacgatcccgccgcccgaggttcgtcgcgcctcgttttccgtgccgaaaaaaaaaATTCGGCgtccgttgtttttctttttctcggattaaatccgcaatttttctgatcgtgattcttgatccgattttcgttttagtttaacttttcgctcgtttatcggaatcaggcgattcgagtgcctagggattcgtctcgaaaccctctatccgtttaaccaatttaaacaagattttgctactgtaaaatttgccctagatccagattagtagaacaaagttgttttctttcgccgtttgtctttcgttgtttcgttcgatttgattcttttcgccaaccggagttcttaagttgaaccttctggttagatctcttatttgagttttacctgtgcattggatgagtacttattgtatgcttgtttgtttgtctgtgatagaatacccggagtgcgccgcctgttacttcgaatcgttaggtttcatggatcatcagcaaggcaagtaacactttaatcataccttttctactatctagttttattgcattagatcaatcctcacacattgcatgattaggatctaatgaatttgtgggatgggaagtagatgaggtagtacctattacctgtatattttcaaacctttgggagttacttctatgtttgcttattatgccatgttatgctagtagacgtggattgggtgagtgatatccatgacagatgtgagattgttaattaatggtttatctaaggtggcaacttaaacacacatctgggtggattgaggcacctgggtattccaggacttgcctgttttcttttggacagccacccaggctcaaagggatcatgagactattcatactagaaacttccgtgtgcagccacaagctattatgggctctagcatagttgactaagttgtgcgaactcttacagtggtagactagcagatgtaggggatgtaggtggtacggtctacccgatcgtaaggtgctagcgcttctgaaagactatgtctcggtcatccgtcttctcaaacaccatgtagtgcgagaaaccaaacggaggtgatcgagtcttgtggggaaaagtgcgcaaacctctgcagagtgtaataaactaatcatggttagccgtgtccccggttatggacatcttgagtatctagtacctggattatcatgtgaatctcatcatgttactttaattattattgttgggttttaatgttgatgcttaattgggattgagaatgctgtcaaccattctcaatgtttaacaaccaccatgatagtaattaaattttattcctttgaagtagggaaaaattggctttacgcaaaactgtaaccataaagcttttcaccagccaaatatgcatatagtatagctgtttcattccattactctctatgtgttaccttgccagcatattccatgtgttgatccgtttcgggctgcaacgttaatgttgtagacttttcagacgacgattaaggagtttttaagtcgtggttctatactcagtgatgccgttggagttgatggactcacttatcttccaagccttccgttgttatcgttattagatggccttaagccatgcttattgtaataagttctcttttgagacactcgatgtaataaatgtgtgattgctactctgttataaatcctccgagtactgtgtggtgtcagcattattgatccaggaatgacaccggagcatagagatcagaccgtttaaggtctggtcgctacaatgttCCTCCGAAAATAGCACTTCATTATAATCGCCGATGCAGACACAAGGTAATTCAGATTCACTTCTTAAAAATCTCAGCAGGTCCCATGTTTTCTGTCTCTCACTAACTGTCGCTTCACCATAGATGTTGGTGAGCCTCCATGGTTCCTCTCCATTCTTCTTCACAATCATATCAATGTGGTATTGGGAGTAATGAATCAATTCAAGCGATAAATCATTGTTCCAGTAGATAGCCAGACCTCCACTTCTACCATTACTACCAACAGTGTAACATCTACTAAAACCGAAAGAAAAAGCTAGGTTTCTAGCCCGTAACTCTCATACTTGTGTTTCTTGCAGATACAACACGGAAGGGGCAAACCGTTGCACTAACGTGGGAAGCTCTTGAACCGTCGTGTCGTTGCCAATCCCGCGACAGTTCCAGCTAACGATATTCATAATGACTGGCGGCGAACTCGTAGCAAAGGCTTTCAAGTCGAAACAGAATCGGAAAGCCAGATGTGATCTGACACCAACATCTACTTCATGGCGGCTAAACCCCAAGGCCGGGCGGACGGGCCAGCCGTCCCCTTGATCAGCCCGAGGGGAAGTGCTGGGAGGAAGACGTGGATCGGACCCCATACTAGTAGGTAAAACTCGATGACGGCAGGATGCCGTCGGAGTAGTTAAACCCTAGTCGCCAGAGGCGACGGGTACCTATTCCGCCGCCAACTACTCAGTAATCGCTCGCTTTTTATGCGAGTTATGAGGGAATGTTGGGTGACCGTAGAGAAAGAAGGAATTGGGGATACCCGGGTATTGGGGGCCCAGAGCCGCACGCAAGGCCCAGCAGAGACATGGTGACTCCGAGGGGAATGGTACGTGGGCCAACATTGTCTGGTGAGGGAAAGGaaggcggagagagagagagagagagagcagtgtaGGGACATCGTGACTGACCAccggagagagagaagaagaagaggctgcCAAGGTCgacgacggagaagaagaagaggcgaTGGCGTCCGGGTGGGGCATCAACGGGAACAAGGGGCGGTGCTACGACTTCTGGCTGGACTTCAGCTCGTGCATGAGCCGCTGCCGCCAGCCCTCCGATTGCGGCCTCCTCCGCGAGGACTACCTCGAGTGCCTCCACCACTCCAAGGAGGTACCCATCCTTCTTCCTCCCTTCCTCCCCCCGCCTAGATGGATAGAGATCTATCCTTCCTCGTCTGATCTGCCGCCGCATCGCTGGCCGGCGGCTACCTAGATCTGTGGCCGGGGCCTCGTGTAATTCGTACGTAGGCGAGCCACTCCGGAATTTCAGGCATTTCCGGTCTTTCGTGGCAGTATCGATATACAGAGAGAAATCGATTGTTCCCGATGTGTTCTCGAACTTGGAGGGTTCATGTCGATATTGTCATGTGCTAATTTGTTATATTCCGTCGTCAATGTAGCCTACTTGTGAACCATCGACCTTCTGAATCGATCCGATGTAGCCGTGTTCGGGCAAAGTAGGATTGCGCAGGGATCCTTTAACCCATTGTAGGCTTGACAAATTAGGTCGGAGTTCTTGCATGCTCCATTTCATTGCGTGTTGCAGTCAATGTAAAGATCGTGTATCGGAGTCTTTTGTGCAATCATCTCTTAGGATGGTCGCTGAAATTGTGGCTCAGATAACCAACTACTTACATTTGTTATCTAGATTTTGCTCTNNNNNNNNNNNNNNNNNNNNNNNNNNNNNNNNNNNNNNNNNNNNNNNNNNNNNNNNNNNNNNNNNNNNNNNNNNNNNNNNNNNNNNNNNNNNNNNNNNNNNNNNNNNNNNNNNNNNNNNNNNNNNNNNNNNNNNNNNNNNNNNNNNNNNNNNNNNNNNNNNNNNNNNNNNNNNNNNNNNNNNNNNNNNNNNNNNNNNNNNNNNNNNNNNNNNNNNNNNNNNNNNNNNNNNNNNNNNNNNNNNNNNNNNNNNNNNNNNNNNNNNNNNNNNNNNNNNNNNNNNNNNNNNNNNNNNNNNNNNNNNNNNNNNNNNNNNNNNNNNNNNNNNNNNNNNNNNNNNNNNNNNNNNNNNNNNNNNNNNNNNNNNNNNNNNNNNNNNNNNNNNNNNNNNNNNNNNNNNNNNNNNNNNNNNNNNNNNNNNNNNNNNNNNNNNNNNNNNNNNNNNNNNNNNNNNNNNNNNNNNNNNNNNNNNNNNNNNNNNNNNNNNTTTCCAGGTGATCCTGGTAGCTTCCTGCTTCTGGTGATGGGATAAACTAAACAGAACAATTGCTGATTCTCCTGGTAGCTTCCTGCTTCCGGTGATGGGATAAACTAAATAGGACAATTGCTGATTCTCCTAGTAGCTTCCTGCTTCCGGTGATGGGATAAACTAAATAGGACAATTGCTGATTCTAGGATGTGACTACTATAACCAAAAAATAGAAGGTACAAATTATACTTAAGTATCTGTTACATCCTGCCATGCGTGATGGGATCATATCATATTATGAATTTTATGTTTTGTTTCAGAGGGACAATGCATTGATTCCTTAGAACCGTTTTCCTGGCAAAAAGGATACTTTAGAACCAGCTTCTTTCCATTCATTGTTATTGAAGTATTTTCGGGCGCTGGATAAGATGGCAGTCTGAACTCATGTTATTCTGCACTTCCACTTCCTTGTGCCGGGTGATTTTATGAATCATGGTAAGCTGATAGCGAAATCGTGAACTTAGTGTTTGTTATTTCTTCTACCGCAGTTCCAGCGCAGGAACAGGATCTACAAGGAGGAGCAACGTCAGATAAGAGCTGCTGCTCGCAAGGCCAAGGAGGAAGCCGAAGGAGCTCCTGCTGTTGCAGCTCACCACTAGCATCCGTTTTTATTTGCTGCAAGTGCTTCCATGTTCGGCTATGAGCAAGGCAATAATTTCCTAAACATTCTACCCTCCCACTCCATGACTTGTTCTAAAATCATGAGTTCGATAAACAACCTTGGTCAACAAGTTTGTGCATGTTTGAGATATTAAGCGATAATAAACGCTTGATTCAACCATGAAACATGATGTTTGTGCATGTTTGCATACCTTGTAGCAATTTCATGGCATTATTCTGCGTGAGAAAGAGCAACACGATGGTTCAATACAACAGTAATTTCATGGCATTTTTCTGCGTGAGAAGGAGCAACACGATGGTTCAATACAATTCACAGTAGCGCTTTTCTTTTAGTCGATTGGCATCGACACTTAACGTGGCCTGTGTTCAGTTACTGTTACTTCGCTAGCTCATCCCGAGATTGTTTGGATTTTTGGATTCTACCTTCTCACAAATTGATTAATCAGTTTATGAACTAAGATTGGAAAATGGTGAAGATTTTTCTTCCGTTAATGCAAGTGTGTGATCGTTCTTCAGAATGTTTTTGCTGCAAATGCAAACAACAGGCTCTAATAATATAGGCATGTATATGTGTCAATTTGGTGTTTCAGCCGTTCATAAAGCCTTGTTTTATGGTTTGATTCAGTACGGAAAATGAAGAAAAGATATAGCACTGTTGTTGATTTTAAGTGGATGCGAGCAGAATTCGTTGCACATATTAGTTCTAGCTGATCAAATTCAAGACATTGCTTAAACCTTGGCGCTGGAAACAAAGCATAATTTATTTTCACAAAACAAAGCTACAGTGACAATGAAAAGAATGTGATAACCCACATGTACATGTTTTTGACAGATGGCATTTTATTCACCAGAGCAGGATGTACATTAGCTCTTATTCCCAAGCAATCAGATGATTTTTTTTAACGAAAACAAAAGGTGGAAAAACCACCTCTCACATCTGGCATTACTTTGCTTTAAACTATATACAACACAAAGGACTGCCCTTTCAGTCCCCAGTGGGTCTTAACGAATCGCTAACCCCTAATCTAGAATGACAACTGCCCAGCGCATATCTTCTGAGGAACTTGCGAGTCAGACGTGAGCTTCAACTCAAAATAATTAAATCTTCATTTGCTCCCAGCGCATATCTTCTGCTGTCAATGCAAACTGAGAGGCGCCACCGCGGGGAAAAAAAATCTACCGGCAGCTGTCAAAGTGCACCTAGAACGGCCTTGAGCTCATGGTCTCACCTATTCTTTAGGAAAATAGCAATCTTTTACAGATAGCCGGTCAAAAGCATCAAAATTTGCCTTTAAACCAACAAACTGGCTTCCTAGCTGCGCACAAGCAGCATGTGGCCATCTGCACCCCTCTCTGCTGCGGAAGGGGCAGAGCGATTCGCAAACTTGGTTGCTTGGTGTCTCTGATACCAAACTGTCCTCAATCGCAGAGATGGATACAGACAGGTCAGCATTATCATCTTGCTGGGATACAGTGTCAGCTTCTCTTCGAAATGAATATGACATCTCCTCGGACTTGTCCACTTGATTTTCGTTCGTCGAGAAATTAACAGTGCACCCTATAGTTTGGATTGCCCTTTTAATGGCGACGTTCTCCCTTCGAGCCCTTTGAGCCATGGCTAAGGCTGAACTACTTGCACGCCTCTCCCTCTGCAAGTCTGTCAGCATAGACTCCATCTTCATTTTAATATCCCTTGATCTTGATTCAGCCATCTCCTTTGACTGCCCATTGCATGAGAAAACAAAGGAATACATGAAACGTATCTTCAGCCATGAATTTTTGTCTGCTAACTTATGTATTACAAGTACTAAAAAAATAGAGATGAGCCTGcataataaataataaaaggcTAATGAAAAGTACCTTGACTGAGGCCTCGTATTTTTTACGCATGGAATGCCCATGGGATTCAAGACCGCCACCTTGTGATTCAGGGGGACATGTCCATCTCAAATAAAACTGAGGCCATAGAGTTGGAGCAAGTGCTGCAGCAGGGGGTACAAGGGGGAGCCAATACCTCTCTCGGTCATAAAATGGATTAATGTGCTCATGGAAGCTACCACCAGAAGCCCGGAGATCAGCCAAGTACGTCCACATGCAATGGCAAGAGCTTGTAATCCCAGATTGCTCTCTTTCCCGCTCGCTTGCATTTGGAATAAAAATTAGCCATGCAGAATACTTTACAATTAAGATaaaccaaacagtgcagaaagaatcaaacattatcttTTTAACCAGAGACTATCATGGTCTGGACAAGCACATTTTTGGCACGTAATCAATAGGATCTCCAATTTGTGGATTATATAGCTTAAAATTTGTGGATGATGGATTCTAAAACAGGATGTGGCATGATTACTGGGTCAactaattactactccctccgtcccataatataagaacgttttttaagctatgttagcttgaaaaacgttcttatattatgggacagagggagtagataaTACACATGCAACCTGCAGACACTTTGAATTGATTTGAGCACCAGATGTGTACTACTAGATACCTAAGATAAACTTCAGAATTGCTCAGTGCACCCTATAGTGACTTAATTCAACTGCAATCATAAATAATCATGCTAGTTGTTTTTCCGTGAGGGGATACTTCTTAAACATCAAAAAGCATATGGAAAACCTTAGAAGAATGAGGGCATGTCTCCTTACAGAGTTCCTTTTATTCGATACATGCATACAAACTTTAACTGAAAATTGATCTGAACTTAAGTTCAATTCTTACATGATGTCCTATAATAAATATATCGACACAACATCTGCATTTCAAATTTcgcgtttttcatatgcttcactttTGTTGAACACACACCGCCACGTTCGCATGCGCGCACACACACGACACACAAACAAAAAATTGCCAAGACGGTCTCTAGATTGAATACCTATTGCATAGGAAGTTCCCAAAGCGACATGATAGCACACAATCCATAAAGTCAACTAGGAATTTCTGCAACAAGAATAGTCCAGGTTATGCATATCCATGAAGAGACCTAGTGTTAGCATGACCATACAGCTGCAGAAGGAAAAGAAGACTTACAGATGAAAACTGAAATGCAGCTGGGTATAGACGTAACAACTGAGCAATACAATCAAGCCACTGAAACAAAAGATGCGGTATTAGATGAGAACAAGCTCAAGTAATTAAACGAAATGTATATCAAATACCTCCAAAACAAACACAAATGCGTGAACAAGACAACAGACACATCCAAACTGTATGATAGGTCGCCTCTATTATATTAAAAAGGAGCCATACAGTTTTGTTCTCAAATGCTCAAACAAATTGATAAtcattaaagcacaccatgctgtTAACTGATGTCATTCTATTAGAAATTTAACGCTTCTGAGAGGCATGATTTGTGAAGGGTCTGCTGCACAGCCTAACTAAACGGTGAGAAGCCTTTAGCCCCCCAAATAGGTAAAATCCATAATCTATTAAATAGAACAAGTAATTTGAATATTAACATATAAAAGAAACAGCCTATCATTTACTCATCAAAGCCACCAGTTGGTAGTTGCTGAGACCAAGGCAACTCCTATTATTTATTGATACAATCTACCagacaaaaggaaaagaaaagtagCACTTGTAGGCTACCTGTAACAGTATGGGTGAACTGTTGTTTGATGTCTGGGATTGAACTGATGTATTAGAGGATGACCCTGGTGTTCCTAAAGAACCTCTGCTCGGCGAACTGGTTAAATTCCCAACAGATGGTTGCCTTAGTAGCTCATACTGTGATCCCCCATTCTCGGACACTGTTGGAATTCCCAATCGCTCTGCAAACGGGTGACCAAAAGCTAGCCAATCCTTTTCCACAAGGGCCTAAAAACAGTTTGGTAAAAGAGTGTTATATATCCAAGTTCCAAAACCAAGTCTTTCATACTATTGAAGTGACACGATTGAAACAAATCAGCAATCAGGAACTATTATACATTAGACAACGTAATGTTGATTAATTGCAGGGCACAGGAACTTAATGTGAATATGAACTGCAGTTTTAGTCTTAAAAGTTCAGAAGGCCATATATCATGTGAAGAGGCATGTGCAACAActagtccgaggaaatggcatgtcaaTACATTACATTTCCATTTTAACAATAAAAACAATCAAACATCAAAT
This portion of the Triticum dicoccoides isolate Atlit2015 ecotype Zavitan chromosome 7A, WEW_v2.0, whole genome shotgun sequence genome encodes:
- the LOC119329987 gene encoding NADH dehydrogenase [ubiquinone] iron-sulfur protein 5-B-like, producing MASGWGINGNKGRCYDFWLDFSSCMSRCRQPSDCGLLREDYLECLHHSKEFQRRNRIYKEEQRQIRAAARKAKEEAEGAPAVAAHH